The genomic interval CGTTGAAATAAAACTCTTAATCTGAACTGTAAACATCTAGTTAGCCCAACAATTCTCCTCTATGCAGACATAATAAGACAGTAAGCATACGTAAATaagcaattcattttttttttaaagtccctGAATTGCTTTGGAGCGTTGTTTTTTGATATTgtattttcaaattacaatgtTCTGATTTTATTATGTGCTAGTTAGATTCTTGCATATCACTCCCAGAGTGTGCGTTGACTCTTTGTAGTTAATGTAGCATCCGCCTCCAAAAGTCCCGTAATCTACAGATCATCAAACCAAGTTTAATATCTCACCAAGGTAGTAAATATAAATGATGATTATATTTATTAAGGGGGGGGGATCCAAACTCTTCTCACCAACCCCTCATTCAGAAGATGACCCCACTACCACCCAAGATTCTTGATCTGAACTGAAACCATCTATAGTTGGCTCAACAATTAagattaaatgatttaaaagttacgtaattacattatttaaatataatgtttAGATGTTATTAATAATTGTGAAATTATCAAATAAGATTAAAGGATTTAACAGTTAACTAAATGTATTAAATACTTAGTTCAACTGAACTATACATTGgaaaaatgttcaattaaagtTATTTTGGTAAAGCGAAATTTAAGTTGAGTTTAAACTTAATTAGAATGAAtgtgttaaagtttattaaaaattaGAGTGAAATTGTTCATTATAACTGAATGTTGGGAAGCTATTTTGTTTAAGGAATGTTAACATTGAATTAATGTTAATTAAGTGACGGTGGTTAATTTGCTTAGCCTTCtgtttgaattttgttttgtccagaagcttaatttaaattaactatAAGGTTTTGAGAAagttaatacattaaaaagcaaaaaacacaatttgtgAGAAACGAATGTTTGACTTAAATGTTGAAGTGCTGACATTGGTTTGTTCTTTTTCTGGTACAACTCAAGGTTTTTCCTTTGTTCAATCAACAATTCATCAActcagcaaataaaacaaaattattgCAATCAACTGCTTAACTTCTCGAGTGGAATCCGGTTTTGAAACTCCAGTAAGTAAGCAGAAGATGTATTTTTGAAAGTCCTTGATTTGCTTCACAGCATTGTTTCTCAACATTGTATCTTCCAATTAAGATTTTGTGATTCTATTATTTTTCTCGTTAGATTTATGGGTTGTAGCCTTGTTGTTCCCAGAGCGTGCAATGAGTCTTTGTATTTAATGTGGCTTCTTCCTCCAAAATTCCCATAATCTACTGCCAAGCATTCATGTGACTATGTATCTGAGTATGATCATAAAAACAGCTTTAACTATTGTGCAGATACTGTAAATGGAAGTGATCAACTGAAACAGtggaattaaaatgaaatgacacAATGGGAAATTATCAAAATTTAAGATGTTGTGTTATTAGATCAAGCTTGCAACAAAGGTATCAGCAGAGTTATCAAAGTGCCAATGATTGACAATAGCATGACGGATAATATTCCACATTCAGCAAACACCACCCTTaattacagtaaacacacaaaaactcagactgaaataaatagaaatgaaaCTAGTTGAACAACTCAAatggaaaatattttttgaaattccAAACTCGGTGTGACTGTAACGCTATAGGAACTTTTTGTGTCAACAGCAAGAGGTGATGGCAGGAATAACTCAATACTTCCTTTTATGAAAAGTTAAGCCCACGTTAAACCTGATTGGTCACTAACATCTAAAGCCACCAAATCCACATTAATCACACAGACAGAACTGGAGTCTCATCAAGGCTGATgcactagattttttttttcaacaagagaaaacatacaaataagTCTGAACTTTATTAAACTTATAATTTAAAACCCCAATGCATTAAAATATCCTTAATGGAGCATCTTTTATTTCAGGATGCTTTTTGTGGCTGTTCTAACTCTCCTTGCTTTGTCTGCTTTGGCTGACGGTAGGTCCATGACATTCTAGTAGAAGATTTGTGAAGTTTTGTCGTCCAATCATAGTTTGGCAATTATTTGGTATTTCAGTTTTGTTGCTAAATTTAATCAACACTCAGGATTGTtgtatttaaaaagtgttatcGCGTTTTCTTGTGCGATGTTTGCGTTTTCTTCCAGATTTCCATGATCCAGAATACTCGTTTGTTGCACCAGTGGGGCCAGGTAGTGGCACCGCATTCAGCCTCACTGGGGAAGGACGAATTACTGCAATCCGGGTTTGGGAATGGAGCGGAAGCTACATAGTAGGGTAAATATTAGTTAATACGAGGAGTAGAACAATACACTGAGTTCATGATCCAATACGATAGACAATGATGGGCTCGTAATAACAATATGTAACAAggtttttggaaaggaaaaaagaccAAAAGAATTGCAGCTGTAAGACTAAAACTCCGGCCATACTTAACTTACTCTGGGAATGACCCGTTCAACTTCataggaattaaaaaaacaaaccataacaatgtGAGGGGTAGTAAATTGCAAGGATTTTTACCTCTGTCCTGCCACGGAGCATGAgttattttggaggggatccggatctaaaggctgattctggatcagttttccAAAAAATCACTAACTCTCACTGTAgacgaaatttaaaaaaaatatgcttcTCGGTTTGTAACTGACCGATCTTTATGCAATTgcactcagttatgttgggttggtttccCAATTACCATACAGACTTTTATCCACAACGGATTTGTATTGCGTAATTCATCGCTATTTTTTGAGAAAAAGAATTAGTGTGCCCCCACACTTGGACCTACTCTATTGTTATCAATAAAGACAGAAATTTCGTACAAGTTAATTTGATAAAgctaaattttaattaaattggacAAGTTGAGTTTGGGggaatattttcaaaatgtactctttattagaattaatttaataaagttTATTAAGAATGAGAAATAATTTTGTAATTATAAATGCATGTTGGGAAGCTAATtttatgtttaagagtagatggtTCATTTGCTCAACCTTctatttacatttagttttgtcttcaaggatcatttaaattaacgagAAAGTTATTACATTTGAAAGCAAAAACATAATTTGTGAGAAAAGCATGTTTGAGTGCTAACATTTGTTTGCTCTTTTTCTGGTACAATGTCTCGAGTGGATAACACtccatttggacctactgtattgtttttaacGGGTATagacatttcttacaagcctttaaaatatgatccagataactgccacaTTTTCAAAGATATCTGCAAAAAGAagagatttggtgcttggtggaggtgtgctcttgtttttgttgataCATCTTGACATTTTAATCTAAAACCTATCTAATTATCTATCTTGGTTaatattttcttcttcattGCTCAGCTTCCAGTTTCGCTACGGAGTTGTCTGGTCGGAAGTTGTTGGTCGTAAAGAAGGAGAAAGCCATGAGATGGAGCTGTTTGATGGTGAGGCCATTGTCCAGATTTCAGGCAAATACACCAGCTACATCCAGTCTGTGGTTTTCATCACCAATATGGGCCGTTCCCTGAATGTTGGACGGCCTTCGGGCCACTCTTTCAACATGTATCCCACCAATAAGCACGCAGAGCTCTGCTTCATCAGCGGTCGCTACCATAGCGGCATCAGCTCCCTTGGATCGCACTGGGCCCTTGTTAATCCGAGCACTGATAGTACAATGAATAATCAAGGAGAGGtagaataaacttttcttttagaATGAATGTTTCAATGATAAATAACATCatatatgtttttatgtatatattctgcTGTCTTGTTCATTAAATAGAAAAGCAGTTTTGTAAGATTCTTAAGTACATTTTGTTTCTCTCTTGTTAATTCACATCTATTACCAgactaatataaataaaatctaaaaaaagagTAACTAAATAAGAATGTGTTGTTAATGGGTTGATATAGGCATTCCAAGCAAAAGTCTTCCAATGTGTAAGACTGTGTCTAACTGGTTGCCATCTTCCTATGGAATGtccaggttttatttatttctaagcAATGCAGCCCatactgaaaatgaaaaacatatccATATGATGTGAGATCAATCTGTGATTTTTATGGCTAATCAAT from Gouania willdenowi chromosome 11, fGouWil2.1, whole genome shotgun sequence carries:
- the LOC114472374 gene encoding zymogen granule membrane protein 16-like; translation: MLFVAVLTLLALSALADDFHDPEYSFVAPVGPGSGTAFSLTGEGRITAIRVWEWSGSYIVGFQFRYGVVWSEVVGRKEGESHEMELFDGEAIVQISGKYTSYIQSVVFITNMGRSLNVGRPSGHSFNMYPTNKHAELCFISGRYHSGISSLGSHWALVNPSTDSTMNNQGEVE